One region of Marivirga arenosa genomic DNA includes:
- the gyrA gene encoding DNA gyrase subunit A, with amino-acid sequence MAEGENEKIIPINIEDEMRGAYIDYSMSVIISRALPDVRDGLKPVHRRILFGMQELGLAHNRPYKKSARIVGEVLGKYHPHGDSAVYDTMVRMAQPWSLRYQMVDGQGNFGSIDGDSPAAMRYTEARLQRIAEEMLTDINKNTVDYQFNFDDSLKEPTVLPAKVPNLLLNGASGIAVGMATNMAPHNLTEVVNGIHAYIDNNDITIPELMEHISAPDFPTGAAIYGYQGVKAAFETGRGRIVMRAKAEIEVLKNGRERIIVTEIPYLVNKASMIEKTAGLVNEKKIEGISDIRDESDRNGLRIVYEIRKDAIPNVVLNNLYKYTQLQTSFSVNNVALVKGRPETLNLKDMIKHYVDHRHEVIVRRTQYELDEAQKRAHILEGYLIALDNLDEVIKLIRESRDPEIARTGLMEKFELSEIQAKAILDMRLQRLTGLEREKIVKEYEEIKKLIEYLESVLADEGLRMNIIKDEMQEMQDKYGDERRTEIIHSAEEFTDEDMIPNEDVVITLSHQGYIKRTLLNEYKTQGRGGVGSKGAGSKDDDFTELLFVAKTHNYLLIFTELGKVFWIKVYRLPEGSKTSKGRAIQNLINIESDDSVRAVINVENLDDEDYINNNYLVMCTQQGTIKKTTLEAYSRPRANGINAISIKEGDRLLNVKLTNGDNDIIIAARSGRAIRFHESNVRPMGRTAAGVRGITLKDDSDIVVEMVAITRENANLLVVSEKGYGKRSDIDDYRITKRGGKGVKTLNVTEKTGELVAIKEVIDSDDLMIINKSGITIRLAVESLRVMGRATQGVKLIKVSETDSISSVEKVEKIDDIEEETEATEEGESTNQSDQSES; translated from the coding sequence ATGGCTGAAGGAGAAAATGAAAAAATCATCCCAATTAATATAGAGGATGAAATGAGAGGTGCCTACATTGATTATTCAATGTCGGTAATTATTTCAAGGGCTTTACCTGATGTTAGAGACGGATTAAAACCCGTACACAGAAGAATTCTTTTCGGAATGCAAGAGTTGGGGCTTGCTCATAATAGACCCTATAAAAAGTCAGCCAGAATCGTAGGAGAGGTTTTAGGTAAGTATCACCCGCATGGTGATTCTGCTGTTTATGATACCATGGTTCGTATGGCTCAACCATGGTCACTTCGCTATCAAATGGTGGATGGTCAAGGAAATTTTGGATCCATTGATGGTGATTCTCCTGCAGCAATGCGTTATACAGAGGCTAGGCTTCAACGGATAGCCGAAGAAATGTTAACAGATATTAATAAAAATACTGTTGACTATCAATTTAACTTCGATGATTCTTTAAAAGAACCTACCGTATTACCAGCTAAGGTTCCTAATCTTCTATTAAATGGTGCTTCAGGTATTGCAGTGGGTATGGCAACCAATATGGCTCCTCATAACTTAACTGAGGTAGTAAATGGAATTCATGCTTACATCGATAATAACGATATTACGATACCCGAATTAATGGAACATATTTCAGCTCCTGATTTCCCAACAGGCGCTGCAATATATGGTTATCAAGGAGTTAAGGCTGCATTTGAAACAGGTAGAGGACGTATCGTAATGCGTGCTAAAGCTGAGATAGAAGTGCTTAAAAATGGACGTGAGCGAATCATCGTTACTGAAATTCCTTATTTGGTAAACAAAGCTAGCATGATTGAAAAAACTGCTGGCTTAGTGAATGAAAAGAAAATTGAAGGTATTTCCGATATAAGAGACGAATCTGATAGAAATGGATTGAGAATCGTATATGAGATCCGTAAAGATGCTATTCCTAACGTTGTTTTAAATAATTTATATAAATATACTCAGCTTCAAACTTCATTTAGCGTTAACAATGTAGCCTTAGTTAAAGGTCGTCCTGAAACGCTTAACCTGAAGGATATGATCAAGCATTATGTTGATCATAGACATGAGGTAATCGTTAGAAGAACACAATACGAATTAGATGAGGCTCAAAAAAGAGCGCATATTTTAGAAGGATACTTAATTGCCCTTGATAATCTTGACGAGGTCATAAAATTAATCCGTGAATCTAGAGATCCTGAAATAGCTAGAACAGGATTAATGGAGAAGTTTGAATTATCTGAAATTCAAGCGAAAGCTATACTTGACATGAGACTCCAAAGACTAACAGGTCTTGAAAGAGAAAAAATTGTTAAGGAATATGAAGAGATCAAGAAATTAATAGAATACTTGGAATCGGTGCTTGCTGATGAAGGTTTAAGAATGAACATCATCAAAGATGAAATGCAAGAAATGCAGGACAAATATGGTGATGAAAGAAGGACTGAAATCATCCATAGTGCTGAGGAATTCACTGATGAGGATATGATCCCTAATGAAGATGTGGTTATCACCTTATCACATCAAGGATATATAAAGAGAACCTTATTAAATGAATATAAAACTCAAGGTAGAGGTGGTGTAGGTTCAAAAGGAGCAGGAAGTAAAGATGATGATTTTACTGAACTATTATTTGTCGCTAAAACACATAATTACCTGCTTATATTCACAGAATTGGGAAAAGTATTCTGGATAAAAGTATACAGATTACCTGAAGGTTCTAAAACTTCTAAAGGAAGAGCAATACAGAACTTAATTAATATAGAATCAGATGATTCTGTTAGGGCTGTAATAAACGTTGAAAACCTTGATGATGAAGATTACATCAACAATAATTATTTGGTGATGTGTACTCAGCAAGGTACCATCAAGAAAACTACTTTAGAAGCGTATTCAAGACCTAGAGCTAATGGTATTAATGCCATCTCTATTAAAGAAGGTGATAGATTACTCAATGTTAAATTGACAAATGGCGATAATGATATTATAATTGCGGCTCGTTCAGGGAGAGCTATTCGATTCCATGAAAGCAATGTAAGGCCAATGGGTAGAACCGCAGCCGGAGTTCGAGGAATAACCTTAAAAGATGATTCTGATATAGTTGTAGAAATGGTTGCTATAACCCGAGAAAATGCTAATTTATTGGTGGTTTCTGAAAAGGGTTATGGTAAGCGCTCAGATATTGATGATTACAGAATTACCAAGCGTGGTGGTAAAGGTGTGAAAACACTAAATGTTACCGAAAAAACTGGCGAACTTGTTGCAATTAAAGAAGTAATTGACTCTGATGATTTAATGATTATTAATAAATCAGGTATTACTATCCGATTAGCAGTAGAAAGCTTAAGAGTAATGGGTAGAGCCACACAAGGTGTTAAGCTTATAAAGGTTAGTGAAACTGACAGTATTTCATCCGTAGAAAAAGTTGAAAAGATTGATGATATAGAAGAAGAGACAGAGGCAACTGAAGAAGGAGAAAGTACAAATCAGTCGGATCAAAGTGAATCATAA